In Uranotaenia lowii strain MFRU-FL chromosome 2, ASM2978415v1, whole genome shotgun sequence, one genomic interval encodes:
- the LOC129747086 gene encoding sodium-dependent nutrient amino acid transporter 1-like, producing MPITESRELNLPQEDWQPRISLSELNEEDKKNGQNSIAVPGDEATIIINGNADGADPNGLPMSDTSSESTNTREKWSKSIEFLLSCIALSVGFGNVWRFPYTAFQNGGGAFVIPYLVVLLVVGRPLYYLEMVVGQFASRGCVKVYDMCPMFRGIGVGQTIAMLSILGYYAAILSLAVRYFFESFKYPLPWGNCKPEWTEPCVDSSFLGKAAFPNATPSAALYFNNNIMHKRTNLDDGLGTPDWQQIMCLFTCWVIITGMVIKGIKSSGKAAYFLALFPYVILFILLINACFLEGAADGIRYFFTPQLSKILEPRVWYEAVSQCFFSLTIGLGAVTVFSSFNGFSNNIYRDAMIISWLDTFTSLLSGVIVFGVVGNVASVTNKTVDSVMTSGPDLTFITYPDAIAKMPWAPNVFAVLFFLMFVVLGLGSNTGIVMTILTSLQDRFPGIKIWKAVIVIGIIGFLCGLAYIAPAGIIMLDIVDFYGVRFVCLTLIVLEIVAICWIYGVNRICFDIKFMLGIETGLFWRVCWGFLTIGMIVPILIFFVNQFEVFQSPVGYKIFGWFLYLFTVLQVVGWGIFAVRQVKKSNKMELATTNQSLWSRIVIACKPTQNWGPESETTRTNYHSEIRRYQDSIGRGGSLATRAYRRIFK from the exons AATTCCATCGCCGTGCCCGGAGACGAAGCCACAATCATCATCAATGGCAACGCCGACGGTGCTGATCCTAATGGACTGCCCATGTCCGACACTTCGTCTGAATCCACGAATACCCGCGAAAAATGGTCTAAAAGCATAGAATTCCTGCTGTCCTGTATCGCGTTGTCGGTCGGATTCGGCAACGTTTGGCGCTTCCCGTACACGGCATTCCAGAACGGGGGTGGCGCATTCGTAATTCCCTATCTGGTGGTGCTTCTCGTTGTTGGCCGCCCGCTGTACTATCTGGAGATGGTCGTGGGTCAGTTTGCCAGCCGGGGATGTGTCAAAGTGTACGATATGTGTCCAATGTTCCGGGGCATCGGAGTCGGACAGACCATCGCTATGCTCAGCATCCTGGGATACTATGCCGCGATTCTGTCGCTCGCTGTGCGTTACTTTTTCGAATCATTTAAATATCCGCTGCCCTGGGGCAACTGCAAGCCGGAATGGACCGAGCCGTGTGTTGACTCAAGCTTCTTGGGGAAAGCGGCTTTCCCGAACGCGACACCATCGGCGGCGCTCTACTTCAA CAATAACATAATGCACAAGCGGACCAACTTGGATGACGGACTGGGCACCCCGGATTGGCAGCAAATTATGTGCCTGTTCACGTGTTGGGTCATCATCACCGGAATGGTGATCAAGGGAATCAAAAGTTCCGGAAAAGCTGCCTATTTCCTGGCCCTGTTCCCGTACGTTATCCTGTTCATTCTGTTGATAAATGCTTGCTTCCTGGAGGGTGCTGCCGATGGAATCCGGTATTTCTTCACACCGCAGCTGAGCAAGATTTTGGAACCCAGa GTTTGGTACGAAGCTGTTTCACAATGTTTCTTTTCTCTAACGATCGGTTTGGGTGCTGTTACAgtattttcatcattcaatggATTTTCCAATAACATTTACCG TGATGCCATGATCATCTCCTGGTTGGATACCTTCACATCGCTGCTTTCTGGAGTAATTGTATTCGGAGTCGTTGGAAATGTTGCTAGCGTGACCAACAAAACGGTGGATAGTGTGATGACGTCGGGACCCGATCTAACCTTCATTACCTATCCAGATGCTATCGCTAAGATGCCCTGGGCTCCGAATGTGTTTGCCGTACTGTTCTTCCTGATGTTTGTCGTGTTGGGATTGGGTAGTAACACTGGAATCGTGATGACCATTTTGACTTCGCTGCAGGATCGGTTTCCTGGtataaaaatctggaaagctGTGATTGTCATCGGGATCATCGGTTTCCTGTGTGGGCTGGCTTATATTGCTCCG GCCGGAATAATAATGCTGGACATTGTCGACTTCTACGGGGTGCGGTTCGTGTGTCTGACGCTCATCGTTCTGGAGATAGTTGCCATCTGCTGGATCTACGGCGTCAACCGGATCTGCTTCGACATCAAATTCATGCTCGGCATCGAAACGGGTCTGTTCTGGAGGGTGTGTTGGGGATTCTTGACTATCGGCATGATCGTTCCCATCCTGATATTCTTCGTGAATCAGTTCGAGGTGTTCCAGTCCCCCGTTGGCTACAAGA tttttggaTGGTTCCTGTACCTTTTCACCGTACTTCAGGTAGTGGGTTGGGGCATCTTCGCTGTTCGACaagtgaaaaaatcaaacaaaatggaGCTAGCTACGACAAATCAATCGTTGTGGAGTCGAATTGTGATTGCCTGCAAGCCCACCCAAAACTGGGGACCGGAAAGTGAAACAACTCGAACCAATTATCATAGTGAAATTCGGAGGTATCAGGACTCGATTGGACGGGGCGGAAGTTTGGCAACGAGGGCCTACCGGAGGattttcaagtga